From Kiritimatiellia bacterium, the proteins below share one genomic window:
- the tatC gene encoding twin-arginine translocase subunit TatC: protein MILPDKPAAPSEVKPFLDHLEDLRWTVVRCALALLLGVVVAYPFAPKIMQLLTRPLSGVTANTTDFLRSLEVGGAFSASLRLAAWAGLLLSSPFLVLFIGRFVFPGLFEHEKRTVARMFGFAVVLFSGGLMLGYAYALPVALKMMFGLHGWMGVRAEWTITNYLAFAVPLLIGFGLVFELPVVLVALGRMGFLTSAQLRRRRRHAVVAALVIGMVMTPPDVVSQVLMATPLIGLYEVSIWLVAAAERRASQATPLLQPPG from the coding sequence ATGATCCTGCCGGATAAACCGGCCGCCCCGTCGGAGGTGAAGCCCTTCCTGGATCACCTCGAGGATCTGCGCTGGACCGTGGTCCGCTGCGCCCTGGCGCTGCTGCTGGGCGTGGTCGTCGCGTATCCCTTTGCCCCGAAGATCATGCAGCTTCTGACCCGCCCGCTCTCGGGGGTCACGGCGAACACCACGGACTTCCTGCGGTCGCTGGAAGTCGGCGGCGCGTTTTCCGCGAGCCTTCGCCTGGCGGCCTGGGCCGGGCTGTTGTTGAGCAGCCCGTTCCTCGTGCTGTTCATCGGGCGATTTGTTTTCCCCGGGCTCTTTGAACACGAGAAGCGCACCGTGGCCCGGATGTTCGGATTCGCGGTGGTTCTTTTTTCCGGCGGCCTGATGCTGGGCTACGCCTACGCGCTGCCCGTCGCCCTCAAGATGATGTTCGGGCTTCACGGGTGGATGGGCGTGCGCGCGGAATGGACCATCACAAACTACCTCGCCTTCGCCGTGCCGCTGCTGATCGGGTTCGGGCTGGTCTTCGAACTGCCCGTGGTCCTCGTCGCGCTGGGCCGCATGGGCTTCCTGACCTCGGCGCAGTTGCGACGGCGCCGCCGGCATGCCGTCGTCGCCGCCCTGGTTATCGGGATGGTCATGACGCCGCCCGACGTGGTCTCGCAGGTGCTGATGGCGACGCCCCTGATCGGGCTCTACGAGGTCAGCATCTGGCTCGTCGCCGCCGCGGAACGCCGGGCGTCGCAAGCGACGCCCCTACTGCAGCCCCCCGGCTAA
- a CDS encoding twin-arginine translocase TatA/TatE family subunit — protein sequence MSGNVSLAFLTGNAGGGELLLIFIVALVLFGAKRLPDLARSLGRALEEFRRAARDVTDELRRGAEEPPPAPPPPPPEKDRDHDPAG from the coding sequence ATGAGCGGGAATGTCAGCCTGGCCTTCCTGACCGGGAACGCCGGCGGCGGCGAGTTGCTGCTGATTTTTATCGTCGCCCTCGTGCTCTTCGGCGCCAAGCGGCTGCCGGATTTGGCCCGAAGCCTGGGCCGCGCCCTCGAGGAGTTCCGCCGCGCCGCGCGCGACGTGACCGATGAACTGCGGCGGGGCGCCGAGGAACCGCCCCCCGCGCCGCCCCCGCCGCCTCCGGAAAAGGACCGGGACCATGATCCTGCCGGATAA
- a CDS encoding OmpA family protein, whose translation MQMRGWMVAAAALLMVSGSGCKKRAPKGGLAGVDNVGGVVGSDLYGEGMDSLGPRWEGEGTRGQFTPVYFDYDSSQIKDSERSKLDAVASSLQGSQAGLVVEGHADERGSNEYNLALGERRALAVRAYLVGLGIDGDRIQTKSLGEEQPVSMGHDDESWSQNRRGEFILFQ comes from the coding sequence ATGCAGATGCGAGGGTGGATGGTGGCGGCGGCGGCATTGCTGATGGTATCGGGCAGCGGGTGTAAGAAGCGCGCGCCGAAAGGCGGCCTGGCCGGCGTCGATAATGTCGGCGGCGTGGTCGGCAGCGATTTGTACGGCGAGGGCATGGACAGCCTGGGGCCTCGGTGGGAAGGCGAGGGGACCCGCGGCCAGTTCACCCCCGTGTATTTCGATTACGACAGCTCGCAGATCAAGGACTCGGAACGCTCCAAGCTCGACGCGGTGGCCAGTTCGCTCCAGGGCTCGCAGGCCGGCCTGGTCGTCGAAGGCCACGCGGACGAGCGGGGCAGCAACGAGTACAACCTGGCGCTGGGCGAGCGCCGCGCGCTGGCCGTCCGCGCCTACCTGGTGGGCCTGGGCATCGACGGCGATCGCATTCAGACGAAGAGCCTCGGCGAGGAGCAACCGGTGTCCATGGGGCATGACGACGAGTCCTGGAGCCAGAACCGGCGCGGTGAGTTCATCCTGTTCCAGTAA
- a CDS encoding PD40 domain-containing protein produces MKKWLWLLIVAGWGAVSARAQVVVTKGAGQKTGLDLAAFQAAPTAGAATFRKTLQDDLARSGWFSLTAPGRGEVVLQGQCAESGGSINATIYVLHATTRQSFMSKSYPASSAEARRMAHRAADDIILAVTGRKGLNSGRLVLVGNRTKNKELYLCDADGAGLVQLTQDRRISLAPRWSPDGKTIVYTSYLRGYPDVYSIDVGSGARKIVANYPGLNTGGAVAPNGRDMALILSRTGNPELFVKSGGSLTRLTATAQAAEASPAWSPDGNRIVYVSDQAGTPQLYMISRSGGRGQRLTSRGSENVAPDWGANGWIAFSSKLGGRYQVCIMNPDTQEIRQITADGADYEDPSWAPDGRHIACARTVGYRSAIYLVDTMGDPPIPLLDASGDWFSPSWAP; encoded by the coding sequence ATGAAGAAATGGCTTTGGCTTTTGATCGTGGCGGGATGGGGGGCGGTTTCGGCCCGGGCCCAGGTGGTGGTGACCAAGGGCGCTGGGCAGAAGACGGGCCTGGACCTGGCGGCCTTCCAGGCCGCGCCGACCGCGGGCGCCGCGACGTTCCGCAAGACCTTGCAGGACGACCTCGCGCGCTCGGGCTGGTTCTCCCTCACCGCGCCCGGCCGCGGGGAGGTGGTCTTGCAGGGCCAGTGCGCGGAGTCGGGCGGCTCGATCAACGCCACGATCTACGTGCTCCACGCCACGACCCGCCAGAGCTTCATGAGCAAGAGCTACCCGGCTTCCTCCGCGGAGGCCCGTCGGATGGCGCACCGCGCGGCCGATGACATCATCCTGGCCGTCACCGGCCGCAAGGGCCTGAACTCGGGCCGGCTCGTCCTCGTCGGGAACCGGACGAAGAACAAGGAGCTCTATCTCTGCGACGCGGACGGCGCCGGGCTCGTGCAACTGACGCAGGACCGCCGCATCAGCCTGGCCCCGCGGTGGAGCCCCGACGGGAAGACCATCGTCTACACCTCCTACCTGCGCGGCTACCCGGACGTCTACTCGATCGACGTCGGCAGCGGCGCGCGGAAGATCGTGGCCAACTATCCCGGCTTGAACACGGGCGGGGCCGTCGCGCCGAACGGCCGCGACATGGCGCTGATCCTGTCGCGCACGGGCAACCCGGAGCTGTTCGTGAAGAGCGGCGGCTCCCTGACCCGGCTGACCGCGACGGCGCAGGCCGCGGAGGCCAGCCCGGCCTGGTCCCCCGACGGCAACCGGATCGTCTACGTCTCCGACCAGGCGGGCACCCCGCAGCTCTACATGATCTCCCGCTCCGGCGGCCGCGGCCAGCGCCTGACCAGCCGCGGCTCGGAAAACGTCGCGCCCGACTGGGGCGCGAACGGCTGGATCGCGTTTTCCTCGAAGCTGGGCGGCCGGTACCAGGTCTGCATCATGAACCCGGATACCCAGGAAATCCGCCAGATCACCGCCGACGGCGCCGATTACGAGGATCCCTCCTGGGCGCCCGACGGGCGGCACATCGCCTGCGCCCGGACGGTCGGCTACCGCTCCGCCATCTATCTAGTTGACACCATGGGCGATCCCCCCATACCTTTACTCGACGCTTCCGGGGATTGGTTTTCTCCCTCGTGGGCGCCTTGA
- a CDS encoding TonB C-terminal domain-containing protein, which produces MDVRFRKSLKISTIVHTVLILGVVIAPLVANWWFRRQRRDIVVIDLTIALPDIPADVVEASTAPQPPAPEPPKDIPEEIKPKPRPQVQKSTKRVTREPPKPDQPKLSPEEIRKLLAAGAKISDRTSIPSDTFPEAWYYALVKQAMYDAWNQPSGPAVPAGLRAIVLIRVEKSGMITRRTLAKTSGNALMDDSVMKAVNAVSKLRPLPEQWGVASKDIDITFDLSAGGL; this is translated from the coding sequence ATGGACGTGCGGTTCCGCAAGTCGCTCAAGATCAGCACGATCGTTCACACCGTGCTCATCCTCGGCGTGGTCATCGCGCCGCTCGTGGCCAACTGGTGGTTCCGCCGGCAGCGGCGGGATATCGTCGTCATCGACCTGACCATCGCCTTGCCGGACATCCCCGCGGACGTGGTGGAGGCCTCGACGGCGCCGCAGCCCCCGGCGCCCGAGCCGCCGAAGGATATCCCCGAGGAAATCAAGCCGAAGCCCAGGCCCCAGGTCCAGAAAAGCACCAAGCGCGTCACGCGCGAGCCGCCCAAGCCCGACCAGCCGAAGCTCTCGCCGGAGGAGATTCGCAAGCTTCTCGCGGCCGGGGCGAAGATCTCCGATCGGACCTCCATTCCGTCGGACACGTTTCCCGAGGCCTGGTACTACGCGCTCGTGAAGCAGGCGATGTACGACGCGTGGAACCAGCCCAGCGGCCCGGCCGTGCCCGCCGGGCTGCGCGCGATCGTCCTGATCCGCGTCGAGAAGAGCGGGATGATAACCCGGCGCACGCTGGCCAAGACGTCCGGCAACGCCCTGATGGACGATTCCGTGATGAAGGCCGTGAACGCCGTGTCGAAGTTGAGGCCCTTGCCGGAGCAATGGGGCGTGGCCTCGAAGGACATCGACATCACCTTCGACTTGAGCGCCGGAGGGCTGTAG
- a CDS encoding biopolymer transporter ExbD — MARRTSMLALQEIKEINMTPLIDLTFLLLITFIITFPLLEQGIYVNLPRGKADDLDQRQMRTITLDIEGHLYLDRQPIEREALAAEMTDMGRADPETIVLVRADEKIAYGKLVEILNILREAKIARMALVTSPDGK; from the coding sequence ATGGCCCGTCGAACCTCCATGCTGGCGCTGCAGGAGATCAAGGAGATCAACATGACTCCCTTGATCGACCTGACCTTCCTGCTCCTGATCACCTTCATCATCACGTTCCCGCTGCTCGAGCAGGGCATCTACGTCAACCTGCCCCGCGGCAAGGCCGACGACCTTGACCAGCGCCAGATGCGGACCATCACCCTCGATATCGAGGGGCACCTGTACCTCGACCGCCAGCCCATCGAGCGCGAGGCGCTGGCGGCGGAGATGACGGACATGGGGCGGGCCGACCCCGAGACCATCGTCCTGGTCCGCGCCGACGAGAAGATCGCGTACGGGAAGCTCGTGGAGATCCTCAATATCCTGCGAGAGGCCAAGATCGCGCGCATGGCGCTGGTGACCTCGCCGGACGGGAAATAA